The DNA window GCTTAGCTGAGCAGATTTTTTGTTTCACCCCGAAACTGAGCTGAAAAGGAAATTCTTGTTGATGGTGTGGTGGTATTCTTGTGGGATCCTACTCAGGATGTCTGAATTCTTTAAACgaataaaacatgaatgatGAAACAAGCTCTACCCGCTGAATCTGAAGAGGAATGTTCCAACTTAAAAGCATGTATGtggtatatatactgtaactacATTCTGACAAAAGAAATCAGAAATCTTGCAGTCATGAAAACACTCTCACCTCAGTGTGCACATCTGTGTACATGTCAACCAGAGAGTGGCCCAGTGCTGTGTGGATCTTTGGCAGCTCTGACTCAGAGACATGTTCAGCGATCAGGCTCCACAAGGACTGGCCAGGGCACCAGAGCTGGTTTCCATCCGGAGACTGCATAGGAAGGATAATCTAGGAGTGAaggaacagagagaaacagtaaCACATCGTGGTGAAATgtaactgtacatttacagcACTCAAATTCTGTACTTAACAATCATTTtgtggtacttgtactttaagataagataagataagatgaggtgagtaagtttaaagtgcagtggttaggagaggtggttgcaggtagtgcagatagtccagttagtgtgtgttttaagtttaaggtagTGCAGATAGTTACTTGAGTATTATCATTTCATGCCACTTTatatttcttctcctcctttacatttcagaggcaaatgtTGCACTTTTTTACCCCATTACATTTTCTTGACAGCTAAATTACAGTTCCTAGTTACTTATACAGATTAAGATGTGTCtaccaaatatatatttatcttgtAAAATATCATTGCTACAGATTTATAGTCTTAGCTCTACctggagtatttttactttataaaacaTAACACTTCCAACCCCAAAGGATCATGGGACTTGTTTTTCTGAAACTACTCTGTTGTCTTTCCTCTAATAACTTTTGCAAAACATAACCGAATATCTCACAAACAAGTGTACAGCCTCATGCTAACCTTCAAGTGATAACACTGTTTGTGTAAAACCGCTGAAACATTTCTTAACATGAgtttttaatgttaataatgaggaaaaacaaaacgctCACCCAACTTGTATCTAGCAGGTATCCAGGGTAACGATTCCAGTTGCTAGGGGAGGGAGGGAATATCGCGAGATCTGTCAACAGTTGGTTGCTAGGGAGGGGggaaatatcgcgatatttgtCAACAGTTGGTTCTCTTGAGACATCTAAACacttttctccttcttctttttcttcttctttggtgtttattggagGTTGGCATACcatcttagaggtgcattaccgccaccatctggactggagtgtggagcaggagattgtgcagaaacaaaataaaataaaataaataaataaaaaaaaactaaaaaaaaaactcgttTATCTtcatcagtttctcttaaaaactgaataatttcacacTATATATTTTATCTGCTGTATTCCCCAATAGACCGGACAATGAAATTGATGTTTTGTGACTTTTCTCCTACATTcacacccttttttttttttttttctcttttgcataagtgtaataaaaaatgcacaaatgACCTATAAATACCCAATTATATGCTTTGTAGACATCAGTAATCACTCATAATGAACACACTAGGCCACCTGCGCTCTAGTAAAAGTCTGCACTCACTATATAGGCCTCTTTCAAGATGTTAAATTGTGGGAGGGACAGACTTTATGCTGCTGAGGCTGGTCGTGTGAACCCTCAGAGAGGCATTGAATATAACTTTCCCTCTTTACTTTACGCCCTCCACCGTCCACCGTCCACCCTCTTCCGGGCTCTTTGCAGAAGTCTGCACAGCCCCAGTAGTAGTACACCGCTGTGGAAGGAGGACTGAAGTAACGCCAAGAATATTTGCCTCCAACAATGTAACAAACTTCTGCAATCTGTCTACCCAATCccaactttttttgtttttggacaaTAAGGTGAATCAAATTacatcatcatgtttttttcgAGCGAGCGCGTTTCCTTGGAGCGCGTAATAATGCGCACGGCCGTTTTGGCACTGCTGCTTTACGCACAGGCCGGTTTGGGCTTCTCAGTGGCCGGGCAGCAGGAAAGCACCTGCGACGCCAACGGCAGCATCTACTTCGTGGGAGAATGGTATTTTCTGGACTCGGATCACTGCACCCAGTGTGAATGCACCACCGAGGGCTCCGCATGCTCCCGCACTGAGTGCACCTCTCTGCCGGCTGCCTGCATCCATGTCAGCCACTACCCCACCGACTGCTGCCCACGGTGCGAGAAGATCGGCTGCGAGTACCGGGGAGTGGTGTACGAGCTGGGGCAGGACTTCCAGGTAATCCTGAAAACAAAGACACCTGGTAGCTATAGCTGGATGGATGGGGACAGCGTGACCATATAGATAATCTTGTTATTATAGGGCGTTAAATGTTTTGAGATTATAGGCTACTTAGTTGTCTTTTCCCATATGGAATCAGAATATAGAAATAATACCCACCACAAAATATTGGCCTACACAACGCAGTGTTTCCACTTTTGGAGTTCAGGTCTCAAGCAAAATCTAAGGGATTAAGTATAttaattttttctgactttttttcttaatttttgcTATTTACTTGTAACATACTTATATTATAGAGGGTCATAACATTGTTCAATTTTAAGGGGTAACAAgtcaaaaaggttgggaactaTTGATAGAATACAGTTTAGTTTTGCTATTGTTTTTGGTTTCTCCTAACTATCCTGAAAGGTAAGGGTAGGGTACACAAATACAGCAGTATGCTGTGTGTCCTTCTGTTGGGAAAAAGGCCTATATAGGCTACATATTGCCACTAAATCTAAATTTGCTTCTCTCAAATTAATTACTATAGCATTTATGAAGGCTTTAATGTCATCATGTTTAGACTTGGTTTAAATGTCACTGCAAAGCTATactttacagtatatttgtatAGACTAGTATAGGACTAATGTCCAACTGTTGAAATGTTAAAGGAATACCACATTATTAAAAAGAACGGCATGGACAACATATCATATTACCCAGACACAGCATAATTAATATCAGTTTCTTTTGTTGTTGAGACAGCTTTAGATAATATGCAGCAGACCCAGATTGTAAATAACTAAAGTGTCTATCACACatatcacaaaaacaaaaggtgaGCAGCGGCTCAAAACTGTTTATGTGTAAACCTCAGGTCATGCAGGTTTCATCCTGTTCTACTGTTGCCTATCATTCAAATGTGTAACTATGCACAAGCATACTTTTAAAATGGAACTTTATGTCACAGTTTCCCTAAGTTTGTGTGTTATAACCTATAAACCTTTATACACCTTTTTCGGTGTATTCCCAAACTCTGAACCAATGAGTTCTGGTATGTTGGTATGCAACTCGAGTATACAGCTGGGGATTGGAGGTAAATGGCGCCCCCTTTTGAGATGGCATGAGGAGGGCTCAGTGAAAGGTGCTGGTTAGAAATGAGATCCATGATGCTCacgttgtttgtgtgtgtgtgcgtgtgtgtgtgcgtgcgttttCCCAGCCATCAGAATGTGAGCAGTGCACTTGTGACAGTGATGGCATCGCCCGCTGTCTAGTTGCAGATTGTGCCCCTCCACCATGTGTCAACCCTGTTTACCAGCCTGGCACATGCTGCCCTGAATGCAGAGATGGTAAGTTGCAAATAGCGAAAAACTAAAAATGTAGAaagtaagttaaaaaaaacacagagggccTCTCAGAGATGTCACAGGAGATGTATTCTCTCTGTATTAACACCACTGTCAAGTGTAGTTATAATGCATTTGAGCATTTGCATGCATACACTCATCCCGAGTGTACTTGACTTTATGTGCTCCCCTGTTTGTAGTATCTGTTCAGCTGTAGTTTCACTTACCTCTGTTGCTCATCTCCCTCCAGGTCCTAACTGCTACGTTGATGCATCACGCAACCAGGTGATTCCTGCAGGAGAGCCCATGTGGGTCGACTCCTGCACCAAGTGTCGCTGTCACGACGGCCAGGATGCCGGCTACTGGGAGGGAAACCGCCTCGCCACCTGTTCCCGCCTCAAAAACTGTACGCCTGAACAACCATCCACCAAGAAAAACTGATTCACTCTGTCACCAGAGAACCAGCTGTTATACcctaaaatatacaaatatccCTGATGGCGGATCGACTACACACCTTCCATCAAGAACACGCCGGTCCATCGTGTGCAGCTGGAAATGGATAAAATGCaactttttcaacttttttctaCATCAGTTTTTTGGGAACAGAACCAAACAAGAAccaaattaatcattttaaaaaacaccaaAAGCCATCCGAACAGATCAGCTGCCATTCCACAAGGACTTTTCATCCAAGATTTCTGCAAAATACTGATGAGACCCACTGAATTTGTCACTTTGGTGGACAAGGCTGGCCCATTATCAGGCCTTAGCTGCATATTACAAACAAGGTTGAAATTCAAGGCGGATTTACAGACCGGTCAAACCTCCAGGTTCTCTGCATGTCAGTGGATTTTGGCAATTTGATTAACTGCAAAGTACAATATTAACAAAGGCGTTATTGTCTAACATTGTGGTCCTGTCATGTAGGCGGCCACTGAGTCAATATCTCGATATAAGACCCTCATTAGTTTAGTTTATGTTGTGCTTCCATGGTGcatattcataaataaattgtgtttACTCAAATTACTACAAACTAACTGAGGCACAGAGACCTTGTGGCCAGGTAGACGATGCATAGAGCGTGGTTGGTGGAGAATCAATAGGCCCCCAATACTTTAATCTGGCTGTGCTGTACTGTAAGAAGAAGACTTAATCCCTGCTATCTGAGAAGGTAATTACAGTCCTTGAAAACCACTGAAAACAGTGAAGTTTTGAAAGAAAACAGGATTAAAGCCCTCTCCATTTAATATGGACTGCAGTGATGTAAAAATAAGATGTACTGTTAAGCCAACCGGTAAATCCATAATTTAACAAATGTGACAGGAACTAGAACAAACAAACTTGACCCTTAAAAGGTGACCACACTCCAGATATTTAcccttttatattttatctgcCCGACTATGATTTCTTCAAAAAGTCTATgttttaagagagagagagactttatAGAAGCCCAGGAGGCATATTTTCAATTTCCAGACAACTgctttggggaaaaaaactgcaacataacaaaaccaATGAGATTATTGGATGATAAGAAATTGTAATTGACCTGTCACGGGTTGATGCACCAGCCAAATGTATGCACAGCTGTGATACAATTCAGACGAGGAAATGGCTGAGCAATGCAATTAACAAGTGGTAACTGTCCTATAAATTCCGCAGTTCATTTTCTAGGCTAATTGAAATATAAGGTATGAGACTATGGCCTAACACATGACCGTACAGTAGTTGTAGACACGAGCGATATTTGAAAACAGGGTTGTTATTTGTGCATGTACACTGTAGAGCAGGAAAAACAATCTGTAATGAACTGCTTTATTGATTTTTCACTAGTGGAAAGAATGTGAAGCCTTTTTTTAGAAACAGCCTTCCTTGCACTGTTATCAGTTGTCATTTACcttcttcagaaacatcttgatGAAAAAAGAAGTGTCATTTTTATATAGGTTTATATGCAGCAGATCTTCCTACTGTTATTTGTCATTATCTACCACTTTAATCATGAGGGACCTTTGAATGAAAACCAAAAATAACCTTGTCTTATTAAACGTTTATGTGCAGTGTCGGAGCCTATAATGGCATTTACTTTATATATAAGACTCCCAAGCTGCTGCTGTATGAATCATTACAACTGACACGTTTCACTGACTTGATTCTCCCCGAAAAGCTTCTTTATGCAAGGTTTGGGATTAAGATGAAACTTTTATGGCTATGGACACcttttaaatcttattttatCAGGAGAATTTATGAATACACACTCTTTCTTGCTTCCTTGAGGGGAGTGGTAGTCAAATCAAAAAGTGAATGAATGAGATCTGAAAGCTGTTCTTCCGTAGTTATCATCTTAATTACCGAATAATCAGAATGACACAAGGTTAAAAaaagagtttgacattttgtgaaatattgctttcttgctgagagttagatgagaagattgaaaccactctcatgtctgttctgtaaatagcttagcttagcataaagactgggaacaggtagaaacagctagcctggctccgtccaaaaCTAACAGAATTAGCCAGAAATGTCAAGTGGAGCTTCAGTTTACTGCCTATAAGAAAAGGGAACCAATATGAATCACACCCAACATGTAATGTGTTCTGCTGGTAATAT is part of the Sebastes umbrosus isolate fSebUmb1 chromosome 12, fSebUmb1.pri, whole genome shotgun sequence genome and encodes:
- the zgc:113531 gene encoding von Willebrand factor C domain-containing protein 2-like — encoded protein: MFFSSERVSLERVIMRTAVLALLLYAQAGLGFSVAGQQESTCDANGSIYFVGEWYFLDSDHCTQCECTTEGSACSRTECTSLPAACIHVSHYPTDCCPRCEKIGCEYRGVVYELGQDFQPSECEQCTCDSDGIARCLVADCAPPPCVNPVYQPGTCCPECRDGPNCYVDASRNQVIPAGEPMWVDSCTKCRCHDGQDAGYWEGNRLATCSRLKNCTPEQPSTKKN